The following are encoded in a window of Herpetosiphonaceae bacterium genomic DNA:
- a CDS encoding ABC transporter permease, which translates to MTVAGLGRSLFRETKASYAFVERNINLVKRYWGWEVVFLLYSIVNALSITFIAKASPEITGVEFTSAKVDAFILYLLVGTLVWNYLAVVFDAISETITWERWEGTIEYTFMAPISRLTHLLGATLFAILYGVLHTAVILAVVSFFFDVSLAQANFVGAMVLLIVGSLSFVGMGIFAAVLPLLFPERGAQMTNVIKALILLVSGVYFPIAVLPGWMQTISLLSPAYYVLAGMREALLANASVLSLAQAYVLPLLIIGLIAVPSGLWVFITAERFAKRTGRLKRNG; encoded by the coding sequence ATGACTGTAGCTGGACTTGGACGCTCGCTATTCCGCGAGACGAAGGCATCGTATGCGTTTGTCGAGCGCAACATCAACCTTGTGAAGCGCTACTGGGGCTGGGAGGTTGTCTTCCTGCTCTACTCGATCGTCAACGCGCTGTCGATCACGTTCATCGCCAAGGCATCGCCCGAAATTACCGGCGTCGAGTTCACGTCGGCGAAGGTCGATGCGTTCATCCTGTACCTGCTGGTTGGAACGCTGGTCTGGAACTATCTGGCGGTGGTCTTCGACGCGATCAGCGAAACGATCACCTGGGAGCGCTGGGAAGGCACGATCGAGTACACCTTCATGGCTCCGATCTCGCGGCTGACGCATCTGCTGGGCGCGACGCTCTTCGCGATCCTGTACGGCGTGCTGCACACGGCGGTCATTCTGGCCGTAGTCTCGTTCTTCTTTGATGTCAGCCTGGCGCAGGCCAACTTTGTCGGCGCGATGGTGCTGCTGATCGTCGGCAGCCTCTCGTTTGTGGGCATGGGCATCTTCGCGGCGGTGCTGCCGCTGCTCTTTCCTGAGCGCGGCGCGCAGATGACCAACGTGATTAAAGCGCTGATCCTGCTGGTGTCGGGCGTGTACTTTCCAATCGCGGTCTTGCCGGGCTGGATGCAGACGATCAGCCTGCTCTCACCCGCGTACTATGTGCTGGCCGGGATGCGCGAGGCGCTGCTGGCAAATGCCAGCGTCCTGAGCCTGGCGCAGGCGTATGTGCTGCCGCTGCTGATCATCGGTCTGATCGCGGTGCCGTCCGGCCTGTGGGTCTTTATCACCGCTGAGCGCTTCGCCAAGCGCACCGGGCGGCTGAAGCGCAACGGGTAG